From one Triticum aestivum cultivar Chinese Spring chromosome 4B, IWGSC CS RefSeq v2.1, whole genome shotgun sequence genomic stretch:
- the LOC123092360 gene encoding uncharacterized protein — protein sequence MLDIQKRRVQLLLFVAGVLALSMTAEKCRELVGKEAASKSGEFTLMNCFDMGSGSLACAGKEGVKLYVNNLRSAHMENVRQRAIEKALADAVIEGLSPAEAAKQAQKVGAKATKVAARQAKRILGPIISSGWDFFEAMYFGGSMTEGFLRGTGTLFGTYAGGFHGEERLGKLGYLVGSQLGSWVGGRIGLMVYDVINGLNYMLEFVRPEEYRSSSYYDSEEGSEYADNYRSGEVYEPTYSETPEEAQEEESGGFSLF from the exons ATGCTCGACATCCAGAAGCGGCGCGTCCAGCTTCTGCTCTTCGTCGCCGGCGTGCTCGCCCTCAGCATGACAG CTGAGAAGTGCAGGGAACTTGTCGGAAAGGAGGCTGCATCAAAGAGTGGGGAGTTCACACTCATGAACTGTTTTGATATGGGGTCAGGCAGCCTTGCATGCGCGGGGAAGGAGGGGGTGAAGCTGTATGTGAACAACCTCCGAAGCGCACACATGGAAAACGTGCGGCAGCGAGCCATCGAGAAAGCGTTGGCTGATGCTGTGATAGAAGGCCTGAGTCCCGCTGAGGCAGCCAAGCAAGCTCAGAAGGTCGGGGCAAAAGCGACGAAGGTGGCCGCTCGTCAAGCGAAGAGGATATTGGGACCGATAATTTCCTCTGGCTGGGACTTCTTCGAGGCAATGTACTTTGGCGGAAGCATGACTGAAGGATTTCTACGGGGCACGGGCACCTTATTCGGAACCTATGCGGGTGGTTTCCATGGCGAGGAGAGGCTGGGAAAGCTTGGCTATCTCGTTGGAAGCCAGCTAGGCAGCTGGGTTGGGGGAAGAATCGGACTGATGGTTTACGATGTCATCAACGGGTTGAACTACATGCTTGAGTTTGTCCGTCCAGAGGAGTACCGATCATCATCTTATTATGACTCAGAAGAGGGCTCAGAGTATGCAGATAACTACAGAAGTGGCGAAGTTTATGAGCCAACATACAGTGAGACGCCAGAAGAGGCGCAGGAGGAGGAATCGGGGGGTTTCAGCCTGTTTTGA
- the LOC123094886 gene encoding probable protein phosphatase 2C 21 isoform X1 — MVFILKSFRKANPAMGDATTKCSAGEENDRIKYAMSSMKGFRDEMEDALTAVLDLDGYSSTSFFGVYDGHGGADVALYCSRQFHIELTKEPDYGNNLRTALEHVYFRIDKKLKRSDEWKREPAHPPVNRTWKNLLRAALCDPKERYVPPLQEGTTACVALIRGNQIIVGNIGDSRCVLSRNGQANDLSTDHKPDHQQERARIERAGGQVTRDENPQRDITGRLVSMDLGIHRIGGKLAISRAIGDFQYKQNKTLSPAEQIVTCSPDIRTVDITDDTEFLIIASDGIWDVKSSQEAVDFVRQRLQSGETNLRAICERLLDSCLGRRMSDNMSVIVVEFKAGARANPTATAEARADEIEVNIEVGQSSSANVEGGQPSNGNDDDDGSVNGCIGCFGRLDMFEAGED; from the exons ATGGTGTTTATACTGAAATCTTTCAGGAAAGCAAACCCAGCAATGGGTGATGCAACAACCAAGTGTTCTGCTGGAGAAGAGAATGACAGAATCAAGTATGCTATGTCATCTATGAAAGGATTTCGTGATGAAATGGAAGATGCT CTCACAGCTGTCCTAGATCTAGATGGTTACAGTTCCACATCATTCTTTGGTGTTTATGATGGCCATGGAG GAGCTGATGTAGCATTGTATTGTTCaaggcaatttcatattgagctcACCAAGGAACCAGACTATGGCAACAATCTGCGTAccgcactggagcatgtgtattTCAG AATTGATAAGAAGTTGAAACGATCGGATGAATGGAAAAGGGAGCCAGCTCATCCTCCTGTTAATAGAACTTGGAAAAACTTGCTCAGGGCTGCTCTTTGTGATCCTAAG gaacgttatGTTCCCCCCCTACAGGAAGGAACCACAGCATGTGTGGCTCTCATTAGAGGTAACCAGATTATTGTTGGAAATATTGGTGATTCCCGTTGTGTACTCTCAAGGAATGGTCAG GCAAATGATCTATCCACCGATCACAAGCCAGACCACCAACAGGAAAGGGCGAGAATTGAAAGGGCAGGAGGTCAAGTAACCAGGGATGAGAACCCTCAGAGAGATATCACAGGACGACTAGTTAGTATGGACTTGGGCATCCATCGCATCGGGGGGAAATTAGCCATATCCAGAGCGATTG GTGATTTTCAATACAAGCAGAACAAAACTTTGTCTCCTGCAGAACAAATTGTGACATGTAGTCCGGACATTCGCACT GTGGACATAACTGATGACACTGAATTTCTTATTATAGCAAGTGACGGTATCTG ggacgtcaagtcaagtcaagagGCGGTCGATTTTGTAAGGCAGCGTTTGCAATCC GGGGAGACAAATCTGCGTGCCATTTGTGAGAGACTTCTTGATTCATGCCTGGGCCGGAGAATGAGTGACAATATGAGCGTGATAGTGGTTGAGTTCAAGGCGGGCGCCCGCGCCAACCCCACTGCCACTGCTGAAGCCAGGGCTGACGAAATCGAGGTCAACATCGAAGTGGGGCAGTCCAGCAGCGCAAATGTGGAAGGGGGGCAGCCCAGCAACGGAAATGATGACGACGACGGCTCTGTCAACGGCTGCATAGGATGCTTCGGCCGCTTGGATATGTTTGAGGCCGGCGAGGACTGA
- the LOC123094886 gene encoding probable protein phosphatase 2C 21 isoform X2 yields the protein MGDATTKCSAGEENDRIKYAMSSMKGFRDEMEDALTAVLDLDGYSSTSFFGVYDGHGGADVALYCSRQFHIELTKEPDYGNNLRTALEHVYFRIDKKLKRSDEWKREPAHPPVNRTWKNLLRAALCDPKERYVPPLQEGTTACVALIRGNQIIVGNIGDSRCVLSRNGQANDLSTDHKPDHQQERARIERAGGQVTRDENPQRDITGRLVSMDLGIHRIGGKLAISRAIGDFQYKQNKTLSPAEQIVTCSPDIRTVDITDDTEFLIIASDGIWDVKSSQEAVDFVRQRLQSGETNLRAICERLLDSCLGRRMSDNMSVIVVEFKAGARANPTATAEARADEIEVNIEVGQSSSANVEGGQPSNGNDDDDGSVNGCIGCFGRLDMFEAGED from the exons ATGGGTGATGCAACAACCAAGTGTTCTGCTGGAGAAGAGAATGACAGAATCAAGTATGCTATGTCATCTATGAAAGGATTTCGTGATGAAATGGAAGATGCT CTCACAGCTGTCCTAGATCTAGATGGTTACAGTTCCACATCATTCTTTGGTGTTTATGATGGCCATGGAG GAGCTGATGTAGCATTGTATTGTTCaaggcaatttcatattgagctcACCAAGGAACCAGACTATGGCAACAATCTGCGTAccgcactggagcatgtgtattTCAG AATTGATAAGAAGTTGAAACGATCGGATGAATGGAAAAGGGAGCCAGCTCATCCTCCTGTTAATAGAACTTGGAAAAACTTGCTCAGGGCTGCTCTTTGTGATCCTAAG gaacgttatGTTCCCCCCCTACAGGAAGGAACCACAGCATGTGTGGCTCTCATTAGAGGTAACCAGATTATTGTTGGAAATATTGGTGATTCCCGTTGTGTACTCTCAAGGAATGGTCAG GCAAATGATCTATCCACCGATCACAAGCCAGACCACCAACAGGAAAGGGCGAGAATTGAAAGGGCAGGAGGTCAAGTAACCAGGGATGAGAACCCTCAGAGAGATATCACAGGACGACTAGTTAGTATGGACTTGGGCATCCATCGCATCGGGGGGAAATTAGCCATATCCAGAGCGATTG GTGATTTTCAATACAAGCAGAACAAAACTTTGTCTCCTGCAGAACAAATTGTGACATGTAGTCCGGACATTCGCACT GTGGACATAACTGATGACACTGAATTTCTTATTATAGCAAGTGACGGTATCTG ggacgtcaagtcaagtcaagagGCGGTCGATTTTGTAAGGCAGCGTTTGCAATCC GGGGAGACAAATCTGCGTGCCATTTGTGAGAGACTTCTTGATTCATGCCTGGGCCGGAGAATGAGTGACAATATGAGCGTGATAGTGGTTGAGTTCAAGGCGGGCGCCCGCGCCAACCCCACTGCCACTGCTGAAGCCAGGGCTGACGAAATCGAGGTCAACATCGAAGTGGGGCAGTCCAGCAGCGCAAATGTGGAAGGGGGGCAGCCCAGCAACGGAAATGATGACGACGACGGCTCTGTCAACGGCTGCATAGGATGCTTCGGCCGCTTGGATATGTTTGAGGCCGGCGAGGACTGA